A section of the Clostridium omnivorum genome encodes:
- a CDS encoding NAD(P)/FAD-dependent oxidoreductase, with the protein MDNRYDIAIIGSGPAGISAAINAKIRNKKIILFGSKDLSAKLIKAPKINNYLGFYNVTGEELKNQFQRHMDSMGIEIVNERINNVYAMGDYFTLMVNEKMYEATTVILATGVEYTKPLSGEEKFLGRGVGYCATCDAPLYKGKIVTIVGYNKEAEEDANYVSELAAKVYYVPMYKGEYNLRSEIQILQDKPVEIQGDNFVSKLILKENEVDTDGVFVLKDSVPPAQLVPGLEIEEGHIKVDRLMKTNIPGCFAAGDCIGKPYQYIKAAGEGQIAALSAVSYLDS; encoded by the coding sequence TTGGATAACAGGTATGATATAGCTATTATTGGAAGTGGGCCTGCAGGAATTTCTGCTGCTATAAATGCTAAAATAAGAAACAAAAAAATAATCCTATTTGGAAGCAAAGATTTAAGTGCAAAGCTCATTAAGGCACCGAAGATAAATAATTATCTTGGTTTTTATAATGTTACAGGAGAAGAACTTAAAAATCAGTTCCAAAGGCATATGGATTCCATGGGCATAGAGATTGTAAATGAGAGAATAAATAATGTTTATGCAATGGGAGACTATTTTACACTTATGGTAAATGAAAAAATGTATGAGGCAACAACTGTGATTTTAGCTACAGGTGTAGAATACACAAAACCCCTAAGTGGAGAAGAAAAGTTCCTTGGAAGGGGAGTGGGGTATTGTGCAACCTGTGATGCACCTCTTTACAAGGGAAAGATAGTAACTATAGTTGGGTATAACAAAGAAGCAGAAGAGGATGCAAATTACGTATCTGAGCTGGCTGCAAAGGTATATTACGTTCCAATGTATAAGGGAGAATATAACCTTAGAAGTGAGATACAGATTTTGCAGGATAAACCTGTGGAAATACAAGGCGATAATTTTGTTTCCAAGTTAATACTTAAGGAAAATGAAGTAGATACTGATGGAGTATTTGTTCTAAAGGATAGTGTACCACCAGCTCAATTGGTACCAGGTTTGGAAATAGAAGAAGGTCATATAAAGGTAGATAGATTAATGAAAACAAATATACCTGGATGTTTTGCTGCAGGGGATTGTATAGGAAAGCCTTATCAATATATAAAGGCAGCAGGAGAAGGTCAAATTGCAGCTTTGTCAGCAGTATCATATTTGGATTCTTAA
- a CDS encoding PQQ-binding-like beta-propeller repeat protein, with amino-acid sequence MKSNIKKAIVCILIIPVFAGISPENKRAKNVVTKGNETCFVDPYERIQAAFALESKRKNMLMNNSVINFSADTSANISTYGMSYDLDKINKNRPDFSFTSEGYAELPGVTCFRGDNNRDGGSYGKVDVKEGKLSILWKKDIGTIDTWSGVGWNGQPAIVKWDKTAIANMNIKENKKKKENLKEVIYATLDGNVYFLDLEDGSETRTKLNIGAPIKGSLTVDPRGIPLLYVGQGIDRSGSSYVDFAYRIFSLTNFKKLYEIKGRDNFARRDWGAFDSTALVDRINDYLFICGENGVVYSGKLNTKYENGQVEIKPELDKYRYSFPGKDKRGIENSIAIYKNYGFFADNDGMLQCIDLKNLKPLWASNVKDDTDSTIVLEKQDSELNLYTACEVDHQGQNGFSYVRKFDAASGKLLWENKYMCSYNEETNGGALATPVLGKGDIKNLVIFNIARHTSSNGGVLVAIDKNTGKEVWSLKLNNYCWSSPVALYSKEDKSYIVQCDSTGKAMLIEGISGKVMDTIELGANVEGTPAAFEDTLVVGTRGCKIIGFKVK; translated from the coding sequence TTGAAAAGTAATATTAAAAAAGCAATAGTTTGTATTTTAATTATACCGGTATTTGCTGGCATAAGCCCTGAAAACAAAAGGGCAAAAAATGTAGTGACAAAGGGAAATGAGACATGCTTTGTAGATCCCTATGAAAGAATACAAGCTGCATTTGCACTGGAATCAAAAAGAAAAAATATGCTGATGAATAACAGTGTAATAAATTTTTCTGCTGACACCTCTGCAAATATATCAACATATGGAATGTCCTATGATTTAGATAAGATAAATAAGAACAGGCCAGATTTTAGCTTTACCAGTGAAGGTTATGCAGAGCTTCCAGGAGTAACTTGTTTTAGAGGAGATAACAACAGGGATGGTGGAAGTTATGGAAAGGTAGATGTAAAAGAAGGCAAGTTAAGTATTCTCTGGAAAAAGGATATAGGAACCATAGATACTTGGTCAGGAGTAGGTTGGAATGGACAACCAGCTATTGTTAAGTGGGATAAGACTGCTATTGCAAATATGAATATTAAAGAAAACAAAAAGAAAAAGGAAAATTTAAAAGAAGTAATATATGCTACCCTAGATGGAAATGTGTATTTTTTGGATTTAGAAGATGGGAGCGAAACTAGAACTAAGCTTAATATTGGTGCCCCCATTAAAGGAAGCCTTACAGTAGACCCAAGGGGAATACCTCTTCTCTATGTTGGACAAGGTATAGATAGAAGTGGAAGTAGTTATGTAGATTTTGCCTACAGAATTTTCAGTCTTACTAATTTTAAAAAGCTATATGAAATTAAGGGCAGGGACAATTTTGCACGAAGAGATTGGGGAGCTTTTGATTCCACAGCGCTTGTGGATAGAATTAATGATTACTTATTTATTTGTGGAGAAAACGGTGTGGTCTATTCTGGTAAGTTAAATACTAAATATGAAAATGGACAGGTAGAAATTAAACCTGAATTAGATAAGTATAGATACAGCTTTCCAGGAAAAGATAAAAGGGGGATAGAAAATAGCATAGCTATATATAAAAACTACGGCTTTTTTGCAGATAATGACGGAATGCTCCAGTGTATTGATTTAAAAAACTTAAAACCTTTATGGGCATCAAATGTAAAAGATGATACTGACAGCACTATTGTACTTGAAAAACAGGACTCTGAACTAAATCTTTATACTGCTTGTGAAGTAGATCACCAAGGACAAAATGGCTTTAGCTATGTTAGAAAGTTTGATGCAGCATCAGGAAAGCTTTTATGGGAAAATAAATACATGTGCTCCTACAACGAAGAAACTAACGGAGGAGCTTTAGCCACTCCGGTACTTGGAAAAGGAGATATAAAAAATTTAGTTATTTTTAATATAGCAAGACATACATCCTCAAATGGAGGGGTTCTTGTAGCCATAGATAAAAATACAGGAAAAGAAGTATGGAGCTTAAAATTAAATAACTATTGCTGGAGTTCACCAGTTGCCTTATACTCAAAGGAAGATAAGAGCTATATAGTTCAATGTGATTCTACTGGAAAAGCTATGCTAATAGAAGGCATCAGTGGAAAAGTTATGGACACTATAGAATTAGGTGCTAATGTTGAAGGAACACCAGCAGCCTTTGAGGATACGCTTGTGGTTGGAACTAGGGGCTGTAAAATTATAGGTTTTAAGGTAAAATAG
- a CDS encoding DUF4652 domain-containing protein, whose translation MNCQVFEKRLMDLIEDNISYDLKNAMLEHIAKCEHCRKIYEKEMEVENTFKSSLSTEGIYFSSSRGDIMKNIDKNRYGKNPLKKLNYHIKRYSGLYAAAAVLIIATSFIVPYLLGGSAKKDLASTQMKMSTASNATGTAKEDTAKQKDEQSLMISEDSAAPKNSESKKSNIVIPEDKNAPSFKKTVLQKTVEPTFNTPMEVSPSKNFEATVEGKGNAAQEEGIAKLFIKDLTTGGRWTFEIVQDVQKGQQNTPKYVKWVDDNNFLTIVGFGYGTVTRGGALYLMNANTGKLVNADVERKIDLSQGNKVEITKVTAIRNNELDVEVNVYEDANLTKSHRENRTIPFPYADLKQYVEAAQ comes from the coding sequence ATGAACTGCCAGGTATTTGAAAAGAGATTAATGGATTTAATTGAAGATAATATATCTTATGATTTAAAGAATGCTATGCTAGAGCACATTGCCAAATGTGAGCACTGCAGAAAAATATACGAAAAGGAAATGGAAGTAGAAAATACCTTTAAAAGTAGTTTATCAACTGAAGGAATATATTTTAGTAGTTCGAGGGGGGATATTATGAAAAACATTGACAAAAACAGATATGGTAAGAATCCTCTGAAAAAGCTTAACTATCATATAAAGAGATATTCAGGCCTATATGCCGCTGCTGCTGTGCTAATCATAGCTACAAGCTTTATTGTCCCATATCTTTTAGGGGGAAGTGCTAAAAAAGACCTTGCTTCAACTCAGATGAAGATGAGCACAGCATCAAATGCAACAGGTACAGCTAAAGAAGATACAGCTAAGCAAAAGGATGAACAAAGTTTAATGATTTCAGAGGACAGCGCTGCACCTAAAAATTCTGAAAGTAAAAAGTCAAATATAGTGATACCAGAGGATAAAAATGCTCCAAGCTTTAAAAAGACAGTGCTTCAAAAGACTGTAGAACCTACATTTAATACACCTATGGAGGTTTCACCAAGTAAAAACTTTGAAGCAACTGTAGAAGGAAAAGGTAACGCTGCTCAGGAAGAAGGTATAGCAAAGCTGTTTATAAAGGATTTGACCACAGGAGGAAGATGGACCTTTGAAATAGTTCAAGATGTACAAAAGGGACAGCAAAATACTCCTAAGTATGTAAAGTGGGTAGATGACAATAACTTCCTTACTATTGTGGGATTTGGTTATGGAACAGTAACAAGAGGTGGAGCTCTCTACTTAATGAATGCCAATACAGGCAAGCTTGTAAATGCAGATGTGGAAAGAAAAATAGATTTAAGTCAGGGTAATAAGGTTGAAATAACAAAGGTCACAGCTATAAGAAACAACGAATTAGATGTAGAAGTAAATGTATATGAGGATGCAAATTTAACTAAGTCCCATAGGGAAAATAGAACAATTCCATTTCCTTATGCAGATTTAAAACAGTATGTTGAAGCTGCACAGTAA
- the cdaA gene encoding diadenylate cyclase CdaA, whose protein sequence is MLISTIKGLSPSAILDIAVVSYIFYKGYMLIKETRAEQLLKGILLIAALIPISSLLQLNMLYWILSNTITIGVIAIIIIFQPEIRRALEHLGRSAFSDRHIMEDDEIMDKVITEIVNAVENLSATRTGALIVIEQTTGLGEVIGTGTKLDAVVTSALLENIFVVNTPLHDGATIIRNDRIVAAGCFLPLTNNNDISKSLGTRHRAALGISENSDGLIIIVSEETGTVSLAVNGKLTRRYDKDRLKDILIRIIKSRQKSKLTYREKVKLWIKKISG, encoded by the coding sequence ATGCTAATTAGCACTATTAAAGGCTTAAGTCCTTCAGCAATTTTGGATATAGCCGTGGTCTCATACATATTTTATAAAGGTTATATGCTTATAAAAGAAACAAGAGCAGAGCAACTTTTGAAAGGGATACTGTTAATTGCAGCACTTATTCCAATAAGTAGTCTTTTACAGCTCAATATGCTCTACTGGATTTTAAGCAATACTATAACCATAGGAGTAATAGCAATCATAATCATATTCCAGCCTGAAATAAGAAGAGCTTTAGAGCATTTAGGCAGAAGCGCATTTAGCGATAGGCACATCATGGAAGATGATGAAATTATGGATAAGGTAATAACTGAAATAGTAAATGCAGTTGAGAATTTATCAGCTACAAGGACAGGGGCCTTGATAGTAATAGAACAGACAACAGGTCTTGGTGAAGTTATTGGTACAGGAACCAAGCTTGATGCAGTTGTAACTTCAGCACTGCTTGAAAATATTTTTGTGGTAAATACACCACTGCATGATGGTGCTACTATAATAAGAAATGATAGAATAGTTGCAGCAGGTTGTTTCCTACCGTTAACTAATAATAATGACATAAGTAAATCTTTAGGTACAAGACATAGAGCAGCACTTGGTATATCCGAGAACTCTGATGGACTTATTATTATTGTATCAGAAGAAACTGGTACAGTATCTCTTGCAGTTAATGGAAAGCTTACAAGGAGATATGATAAAGACAGACTTAAGGATATACTTATTAGAATAATAAAAAGCAGACAAAAATCAAAGCTTACATATAGAGAGAAGGTGAAGCTATGGATCAAAAAAATAAGTGGCTAA
- the trxA gene encoding thioredoxin, protein MKEVTDSTFLEEINGTGAPVVVDFWAPWCGPCKMISPIMEELDSEIGSKVKFVKVNVDESPQVAQKYRIASIPTIMVFKNGVPVDSLIGFRPKQALKEVIERHI, encoded by the coding sequence ATGAAAGAAGTAACAGATAGCACATTTTTAGAAGAAATTAATGGTACTGGAGCACCAGTGGTAGTTGATTTTTGGGCACCTTGGTGTGGGCCTTGCAAGATGATTTCACCAATTATGGAGGAATTAGATTCAGAAATAGGCAGCAAGGTTAAATTTGTTAAAGTTAATGTAGACGAGAGCCCTCAGGTAGCTCAAAAGTACAGAATTGCAAGTATACCAACTATAATGGTGTTTAAAAATGGAGTTCCAGTAGATAGCTTAATAGGTTTTAGACCAAAGCAAGCCTTAAAAGAAGTTATAGAAAGACATATATAA
- a CDS encoding RNA polymerase sigma factor, whose product MDEDLKLVNEVLNGNIDSFNILVNKYELVILRFIYNMLKDKEAAEDITQEVFITVYNKLYTYKDQYKFSNWLYQIARNKCIDYIRKYKRVYEANMEDVRDVASRDISPEQSAEYKETKKLVESFIKDLNDIDKQIIILRYSGSCVTFTDIAEILNMSEAAVKRRYYKTRDKFKEFSLIREKGCR is encoded by the coding sequence GTGGATGAGGATTTAAAATTAGTAAATGAGGTTTTAAATGGTAATATAGATAGTTTTAATATATTAGTAAATAAATATGAACTAGTTATCCTTAGATTTATATATAACATGCTTAAAGATAAAGAGGCTGCTGAGGATATAACTCAAGAAGTATTTATAACTGTATATAACAAACTTTATACTTATAAGGATCAATATAAGTTTTCGAACTGGTTATATCAAATAGCTAGGAATAAATGCATCGATTATATAAGAAAATATAAAAGAGTGTATGAGGCAAACATGGAGGATGTGAGGGATGTTGCATCAAGGGACATATCTCCAGAGCAGTCAGCTGAATATAAGGAAACAAAAAAGTTAGTTGAAAGCTTTATTAAAGATTTAAACGATATAGATAAGCAAATAATAATATTAAGGTATTCAGGGAGCTGTGTCACTTTTACAGATATAGCTGAAATATTAAATATGAGCGAAGCTGCAGTAAAGCGAAGGTATTATAAAACCAGGGATAAATTTAAAGAATTTAGTCTTATAAGGGAAAAGGGGTGCAGATAA
- a CDS encoding CdaR family protein — translation MDQKNKWLIKITCVIAAFGLWLYISNINDNQIKYEVKSIPVELINTDALAQSKMKILPGQQFTISVYVKGKPADIYKIKPQDFKVIADMGEYVVRKGENKIPVRITDHPENVLVLNSDTLVLKVELDDLIQKTFPVVVDLDVKAKDGYYVSSNYTSKPTDVIVNGAAKYVNQVAKVVAKGTAKNVDADINLSVPFQALDASGKVVSDVDISPKLAEISVSVKKTKTVGINIKTKGNISKDMVLKTLIATPDKVDIAGANIDGISSLDTEPIDLAALTPNKVVTAKIILPQGVTLLNSDQTVKIKATIDKIISKSLTYDIAVKNLSDTLTATIDNPKLSLTISGIEAQVNALKPEDITCSVDVNNLPEGEHNLNVNVTVPDGITKVSSAPQSVKVTLKKKTQ, via the coding sequence ATGGATCAAAAAAATAAGTGGCTAATTAAAATAACCTGTGTAATTGCTGCTTTTGGACTATGGCTTTACATTTCAAACATCAATGACAACCAGATAAAGTATGAGGTAAAGTCAATTCCTGTAGAACTTATTAATACTGATGCTTTAGCTCAATCAAAGATGAAAATACTGCCAGGACAGCAATTTACTATATCTGTTTATGTGAAAGGGAAACCTGCAGATATATATAAGATAAAGCCACAGGACTTTAAAGTAATAGCTGACATGGGAGAATATGTAGTTCGAAAGGGAGAAAATAAAATACCTGTAAGAATTACAGATCATCCTGAAAATGTACTTGTATTAAATAGTGATACTTTAGTATTAAAGGTAGAGTTGGATGATTTAATTCAAAAGACTTTTCCTGTAGTTGTAGATTTGGATGTTAAAGCAAAAGATGGATACTATGTATCTTCAAATTACACAAGTAAGCCTACAGATGTAATAGTAAACGGGGCTGCTAAATATGTAAATCAAGTTGCAAAGGTAGTGGCAAAAGGCACTGCAAAGAACGTTGATGCAGATATAAACTTAAGCGTTCCTTTTCAAGCACTTGATGCATCAGGAAAAGTTGTTTCTGATGTAGATATATCTCCAAAGCTTGCTGAAATTTCTGTGTCAGTAAAGAAAACTAAGACTGTAGGAATAAACATAAAGACAAAGGGAAATATAAGTAAAGATATGGTGCTTAAAACTCTTATTGCTACTCCAGATAAGGTAGATATAGCAGGTGCAAATATAGATGGTATAAGCTCGCTTGATACTGAACCAATTGACCTTGCTGCTCTGACACCTAATAAGGTAGTAACAGCTAAGATAATATTACCGCAGGGGGTAACTCTATTAAATAGTGACCAAACTGTTAAAATAAAAGCAACTATAGATAAGATTATTTCTAAAAGCTTAACCTATGATATTGCAGTTAAAAATTTAAGTGATACTTTGACAGCTACAATTGATAATCCGAAATTATCACTTACAATATCAGGCATAGAGGCTCAAGTCAACGCTCTTAAGCCGGAAGATATAACTTGCAGTGTAGATGTTAATAACCTGCCTGAAGGAGAGCATAACCTAAATGTAAATGTTACGGTTCCTGATGGGATAACAAAGGTATCCTCTGCTCCTCAGAGTGTAAAGGTAACCTTGAAAAAGAAGACTCAATAA
- a CDS encoding cell wall hydrolase, translating to MKKSSIICFCLSIVLAMPCYNAKALVSYEDEADLYKEEVQAVQVFSVNDRKIPITDQDVYLMAQVVCAESRAEPYEGKVAVASVILNRLQSNQFPKSVEDVIMQKNAFSCIRNGEITIVPDPASYNAVLDALKGKDPTGKALFFYNPKIATSSWMKNINKKNVKSIGNHVFFAVK from the coding sequence ATGAAAAAAAGTTCAATTATATGCTTTTGTTTGAGCATAGTTTTAGCTATGCCTTGTTATAATGCAAAAGCACTAGTAAGTTATGAAGACGAGGCAGATTTATATAAAGAAGAAGTTCAAGCGGTTCAAGTATTCAGTGTGAATGATAGGAAAATTCCAATTACAGACCAGGATGTTTATCTAATGGCTCAGGTGGTATGTGCAGAAAGCAGAGCTGAACCTTATGAAGGTAAGGTTGCTGTTGCTTCAGTAATACTTAATAGGTTACAAAGCAATCAATTTCCAAAGTCTGTAGAGGACGTAATAATGCAAAAAAATGCATTTTCCTGTATCAGAAATGGTGAAATAACCATTGTTCCTGATCCAGCAAGTTACAATGCTGTACTTGACGCACTAAAAGGCAAAGATCCAACAGGAAAGGCACTGTTTTTCTACAACCCGAAAATTGCCACTTCCAGCTGGATGAAAAATATTAACAAGAAAAATGTTAAGTCTATAGGAAATCATGTATTTTTTGCTGTAAAATAA
- a CDS encoding tetratricopeptide repeat protein, with amino-acid sequence MNKSTKQYKKALDYYNDGKLDKALKLCELSISENIKNTSAINLKGLLFYLKGELDNAQSLWKMNGQINNDLVSKKYYEDSLKDEKRRKLYYDALVLIKELKMREALNLLKVCDESDFNCINVNNYMALCYIKLGEYSAASACISKVLKLDVNNVEAKEYRKMLIDYGIVKKQRNFKAISVLVAVLCIAIFSIITIKTKAYKNYGFLSYISKPKIAQNNKQGSTNNNAAAKNEIQQQNTEVQQPQKQETKNGEIQKQAAEKFPSEDVKKQIEAKNYDALYDLVSKWQDKNLSINDKTMIAKAREILVSDGTEYFYGTGSKALSSKDYSKSKDYLLKAYSVGGGSYLNPHIIYMLAASYENLEDIENALKYYSEYNSKFSKGDYAETVLYKLALLNKNVDMNKAKAYAETLVNTYPNSMYNNTIIKDIISK; translated from the coding sequence ATGAATAAATCTACAAAGCAATATAAAAAGGCACTAGATTATTATAATGATGGAAAACTAGATAAAGCATTAAAATTATGCGAACTAAGTATTTCAGAAAATATTAAAAATACTTCCGCAATTAATCTAAAGGGGCTTCTTTTTTACTTAAAGGGAGAGCTTGATAATGCTCAATCTTTGTGGAAAATGAACGGTCAAATTAACAATGATTTAGTTTCAAAAAAGTACTATGAAGATAGTTTAAAGGATGAAAAAAGAAGAAAGCTATACTATGATGCATTGGTACTAATAAAAGAATTAAAAATGAGAGAAGCACTTAATCTGTTGAAAGTGTGTGACGAAAGTGATTTTAACTGTATAAATGTGAATAACTATATGGCATTATGCTATATAAAGCTTGGTGAATATAGTGCAGCTTCAGCATGTATAAGCAAGGTTCTTAAGCTGGATGTAAATAATGTTGAAGCAAAAGAATACAGAAAAATGCTTATAGATTACGGGATAGTTAAAAAGCAGCGTAACTTTAAAGCTATCAGTGTTTTAGTAGCTGTATTATGTATTGCAATATTTTCTATTATTACCATTAAGACAAAGGCATATAAAAATTACGGATTCTTAAGCTACATTAGTAAACCCAAAATAGCTCAAAATAATAAGCAGGGCTCCACAAATAATAATGCAGCAGCTAAAAATGAAATACAGCAGCAAAACACTGAGGTGCAGCAGCCACAAAAGCAAGAAACTAAGAATGGAGAAATTCAAAAGCAGGCAGCTGAAAAATTTCCAAGCGAGGATGTTAAAAAACAAATTGAAGCAAAAAACTATGATGCATTATATGATTTAGTTTCAAAGTGGCAGGATAAAAATTTATCAATAAATGATAAGACTATGATTGCTAAGGCAAGAGAAATACTTGTTAGTGATGGAACTGAGTATTTTTATGGCACAGGTTCAAAAGCTTTAAGCTCAAAGGATTATAGCAAAAGCAAAGATTACTTACTAAAAGCTTATAGTGTAGGGGGAGGAAGCTATCTAAATCCTCATATCATTTATATGCTGGCTGCTTCATATGAAAACCTTGAGGATATTGAAAATGCTCTCAAATATTATAGCGAGTATAATAGCAAATTTTCTAAGGGAGATTATGCAGAAACGGTGCTTTACAAGCTGGCTTTGTTAAACAAAAATGTAGATATGAACAAGGCTAAAGCCTATGCAGAAACACTAGTTAATACATATCCAAATTCAATGTATAATAACACAATAATTAAAGATATAATTTCAAAGTAG
- the iadA gene encoding beta-aspartyl-peptidase, with protein sequence MITIIKNGEVYAPGYLGKKDVILAGTRIEGIYDNVDIPQNFGEVNVIDAEGKYVVPGFIDCHVHLNGGGGEGGFHTRTPEIQLSDIVAGGITTVVGCLGTDSVCRNMEGLLAKARALEIEGISTYIYTGSYEIPVKTITGSPRSDIILIDKVIGVGEVALSDHRSSQPTYEEFIKVAAEARVGGLIAGKCGIVHVHLGDGPQKLDYLVRLVRETEIPIEQLMPTHINRSRRVFEAGYEYARMGGIIDLTTSSDPDFLEEDEVKASTGLKIMLDRGIPVEQLQFSSDGQGSLPIFDKDRKFVGLGIGSTKSLYREFKDAVLKDGVKLEDALRAVTSNVADHLVLRYKGKLEGGRDGDIVVLNKNLDIVDVIAKGRTMVQKGEVVVKGIFEGSLGK encoded by the coding sequence ATGATTACAATTATAAAAAATGGAGAAGTTTATGCACCGGGTTATTTAGGCAAAAAGGATGTTATTTTAGCTGGAACTAGAATTGAAGGCATATACGATAATGTTGATATACCACAAAACTTTGGAGAGGTAAATGTTATAGATGCTGAAGGTAAATACGTTGTTCCAGGTTTTATCGATTGTCATGTACATCTTAATGGCGGTGGCGGTGAAGGCGGTTTTCATACTAGAACTCCTGAAATTCAGCTATCGGATATAGTAGCTGGCGGTATTACTACTGTTGTAGGCTGTTTAGGAACGGATAGTGTATGCAGAAACATGGAAGGATTATTAGCTAAGGCAAGAGCATTAGAGATAGAAGGAATAAGTACATATATATATACAGGTTCTTATGAAATACCTGTAAAGACCATTACAGGCAGCCCAAGATCGGATATTATTCTAATAGACAAGGTAATTGGAGTTGGTGAAGTAGCTCTTTCGGATCATCGTTCTTCACAACCTACCTATGAAGAATTTATAAAGGTAGCTGCAGAAGCAAGAGTTGGCGGGCTTATTGCAGGAAAGTGTGGCATTGTCCATGTTCATTTAGGAGATGGACCTCAAAAGCTAGATTATCTAGTAAGATTGGTTAGAGAAACTGAAATACCAATTGAACAGCTGATGCCTACTCATATTAATAGGAGCAGGAGAGTATTTGAAGCAGGATATGAATATGCAAGAATGGGCGGCATTATTGATTTAACTACCAGCTCAGATCCTGACTTTCTTGAAGAAGATGAGGTGAAGGCAAGTACAGGACTTAAGATTATGCTGGATAGAGGAATTCCTGTAGAACAGCTTCAATTTTCTTCAGATGGTCAAGGAAGCTTGCCAATATTCGATAAAGATAGAAAATTTGTTGGCTTAGGTATAGGCTCTACAAAATCCTTATATAGAGAGTTTAAAGATGCAGTGCTTAAGGATGGAGTAAAGCTTGAAGATGCTCTTAGAGCAGTAACTTCAAATGTAGCAGATCATTTAGTGCTGCGTTACAAAGGAAAGCTGGAAGGTGGAAGAGATGGAGATATTGTGGTACTTAATAAAAATTTAGATATAGTTGACGTAATAGCCAAGGGAAGAACTATGGTACAAAAGGGAGAAGTAGTAGTTAAAGGAATTTTTGAAGGTTCACTTGGAAAATAA